In Salinisphaera sp. LB1, one genomic interval encodes:
- a CDS encoding glutathione S-transferase N-terminal domain-containing protein, whose translation MARRSSITLYSHPNSVHSHRVRLVMAEKGVANYDVVELREDEQSEDLIDLNPYNTVPTLVDRELVVYDPRIIVEYIDERYPHPPLMPVDPVLRAQYRLAIFRMESDLYALCEDLEGTPAVARKARARMTELLTTLAAEFAPKQYIGEEFSLLDCTLAPILWRLDHYQVSLPARHGERLGQYAARLFARPAFEASLSAEEADMRPALAAH comes from the coding sequence ATGGCTCGCCGTTCCTCGATTACTCTCTACAGCCACCCCAACTCGGTGCATAGTCATCGTGTCCGGTTGGTCATGGCCGAGAAGGGCGTGGCGAATTACGACGTCGTCGAATTGCGCGAGGACGAGCAGAGCGAGGACCTGATCGATCTGAATCCGTACAACACGGTGCCGACGCTGGTCGATCGCGAGCTGGTGGTCTACGATCCGCGGATCATCGTCGAGTACATCGACGAGCGGTATCCGCATCCGCCGCTGATGCCGGTCGACCCGGTGCTGCGGGCCCAGTACCGGCTGGCGATCTTCCGCATGGAGTCCGATCTTTATGCGCTGTGCGAGGATCTGGAAGGCACGCCGGCGGTGGCCCGCAAGGCGCGCGCGCGCATGACCGAACTGTTGACCACGCTGGCCGCCGAATTCGCGCCCAAGCAATACATCGGCGAGGAATTCTCGCTCTTGGATTGTACGCTGGCGCCCATACTGTGGCGGCTGGATCATTATCAAGTGAGCCTGCCGGCCAGGCATGGCGAGCGGCTCGGGCAGTACGCCGCGCGATTGTTCGCGCGGCCGGCCTTCGAGGCGAGTCTGTCCGCCGAGGAAGCCGACATGCGACCGGCGCTGGCGGCGCACTGA
- a CDS encoding ClpXP protease specificity-enhancing factor → MAELTSRRPYLIRALYDWVLDNDLTPHLLVAADAPGVDVPRQFVTDDGKITINVSPTAVRGLALENQLISFSARFSGANHNIAIPPGAVLALYARENGEGMLFGEVEETETASEETIAGPSTDAGQTGDDADNGDGAPARKKHPHLKVVK, encoded by the coding sequence ATGGCCGAACTCACTTCGCGACGCCCCTATCTCATCCGGGCGCTGTATGACTGGGTGCTCGACAACGATCTGACGCCGCACCTGCTGGTGGCCGCCGATGCCCCGGGCGTCGACGTGCCGCGCCAGTTCGTGACCGACGACGGCAAGATCACGATCAATGTCAGCCCGACCGCAGTCCGGGGGCTGGCGCTGGAGAACCAGTTGATCAGTTTCTCCGCGCGTTTTTCCGGCGCCAACCACAACATTGCCATACCGCCGGGCGCGGTACTTGCGTTGTATGCCCGCGAGAATGGCGAGGGGATGCTCTTCGGAGAGGTCGAGGAAACCGAGACTGCCAGCGAGGAGACCATCGCCGGCCCATCGACCGATGCCGGTCAGACCGGCGACGATGCGGATAATGGTGACGGTGCCCCGGCGCGCAAGAAGCATCCGCATCTCAAGGTCGTGAAATAG
- a CDS encoding SIS domain-containing protein, with protein sequence MPNDAAPGDAERIVSQLFADSRRANEDTLARTRASLPEVAERVSACCDAGGKILACGNGGSAGDAQHFASELVNRFERNRRALAAISLVTESSTLTAIANDAGYERIFSRQIEALGQPGDILLAISTSGHSPNVVHAIDTAHARGMSVIALTGRDGGTIAGQLGRTDIELRAASEVTARIQEMHLLLIHCVCRLIEDALAAE encoded by the coding sequence ATGCCGAATGATGCCGCGCCCGGCGATGCCGAGCGCATCGTCAGCCAGCTGTTCGCAGACAGCCGGCGGGCGAATGAAGACACCCTCGCGAGGACGCGCGCCTCGCTCCCCGAAGTGGCCGAACGCGTGTCCGCCTGTTGCGATGCCGGCGGCAAGATCCTGGCCTGCGGCAACGGCGGATCGGCCGGCGACGCCCAGCATTTCGCCTCGGAGCTGGTGAACCGCTTCGAGCGCAACCGTCGTGCGCTGGCGGCGATATCGCTGGTGACCGAAAGTTCGACGTTGACGGCGATCGCCAACGATGCCGGCTACGAGCGCATATTCTCCCGTCAGATCGAAGCGCTCGGCCAGCCGGGCGACATCCTGCTCGCGATCTCGACCAGTGGCCATTCGCCGAACGTCGTCCATGCCATCGACACGGCGCACGCCCGCGGCATGTCGGTGATCGCACTCACCGGTCGCGACGGCGGCACCATCGCCGGCCAACTCGGCCGCACCGATATCGAGTTACGCGCCGCCTCCGAGGTGACCGCCCGCATTCAGGAGATGCATCTGTTGCTCATCCACTGCGTCTGCCGGTTGATCGAGGATGCGCTAGCGGCCGAATGA
- a CDS encoding YraN family protein codes for MVVGRLSRLTVGRDAETRVDRAARRHGWKRVARNYTVRGGELDLVYRTADLLVVVEVRYRSRDDYGGAVASVTPRKQRRIVLATRHLLAAHPEYADLAVRFDVVGVDDSDDFNWIENAFHAE; via the coding sequence GTGGTCGTCGGGCGGCTGAGCCGGCTGACGGTCGGGCGTGACGCCGAGACCCGCGTGGACCGTGCGGCCCGGCGTCACGGCTGGAAGCGCGTCGCGCGCAACTACACCGTGCGCGGCGGCGAGCTGGATCTGGTCTATCGCACGGCGGATTTGCTGGTCGTGGTCGAGGTGCGCTATCGCAGCCGTGACGACTACGGCGGTGCGGTCGCCAGCGTGACCCCGCGCAAGCAGCGGCGCATCGTACTCGCCACGCGACATCTGCTGGCCGCGCACCCCGAGTACGCCGATCTTGCCGTGCGCTTCGATGTGGTCGGGGTGGACGATAGCGACGACTTCAACTGGATAGAGAATGCCTTCCATGCCGAATGA
- a CDS encoding penicillin-binding protein activator, which produces MTVFKAGLRAAAIVAAAVAMAGCATQMAGGPPSQPTSPADAAAKAAATGHYKAAVHDYMRAASQAGQSDARRHYRFEAGLAAAQGGDAQTARQLLAGINPGSLSHTNRARYNLAQREISIANLSPDEALARLPRPARNTPPSVAQRVWEKRADLHFANDDLVQGIQALVQRDVWLMNDRAVRANDNRIYDKALDAIGLGIGPHSRAAADAGRTTRGWLALAAIGQQQFPDRAARNKALSNWQKQYPRHPANRDILTQRFHYAGATQLAPHQPGRPNGTPSGQGPQPSSNQVAIALPLTGQFQNAAQAIRDGFMFAYQNKPEGMPQPLIYNSDDMSPQALVSQAQNDNVGILVGPLDKTKVTAMSKRSTPMPEIALNTPDNDNNRPGFYQFSLAPEDEAKSAAAHAVQAGYSHALALVPSSDWGNRVLDAFRSALTARGGQLIGYQTYDESSHDHSKAIQAVLQNQNKADFIFVAAQPVQARLIRSQLKYYHATDLPMITTSHAFSGTVNPGEDVDLDDVHFVDMPWLLGHGGTITRLRAEAAQAYGAEATSYSRLFAMGMDAWLLARRLDHSGLSSGQPIEGMTGVLSVQPDGRIKRYLGWAVFHGGRPQTLTMPSISQAKTGDAESRQPGPALPGGANAPASSTSGSTTGVSSTPGTVSGQPQPQPQPSPSSGNGSWSSGG; this is translated from the coding sequence ATGACAGTGTTCAAGGCAGGCCTGCGGGCCGCAGCGATCGTGGCCGCCGCCGTGGCCATGGCCGGTTGTGCGACGCAGATGGCCGGCGGCCCGCCCTCACAGCCGACCAGCCCCGCCGACGCCGCGGCCAAGGCTGCCGCCACCGGCCACTACAAGGCGGCCGTTCACGATTACATGCGCGCGGCCAGCCAGGCGGGCCAGAGCGATGCCCGGCGCCATTACCGCTTCGAGGCCGGCTTGGCCGCGGCCCAGGGCGGCGACGCCCAGACCGCTCGCCAGCTGCTCGCCGGCATCAATCCGGGCAGCCTGAGTCACACCAACCGGGCCCGCTACAACCTGGCGCAGCGCGAGATATCGATCGCCAATCTGTCGCCGGACGAGGCCCTGGCCCGCCTGCCCCGTCCGGCACGCAATACGCCGCCGTCCGTGGCCCAGCGCGTATGGGAAAAACGCGCCGATCTGCACTTCGCCAACGATGACCTGGTGCAGGGCATTCAAGCGCTGGTGCAGCGCGATGTCTGGCTGATGAACGACCGCGCCGTACGTGCCAATGACAATCGCATCTACGACAAGGCACTGGATGCGATCGGGCTGGGCATCGGCCCCCACAGCCGCGCCGCTGCCGACGCGGGCCGGACCACGCGCGGCTGGCTGGCGCTGGCGGCCATCGGCCAGCAGCAATTCCCGGATCGCGCCGCGCGCAACAAGGCGCTGTCGAACTGGCAGAAGCAGTACCCCCGACACCCGGCGAATCGAGACATCCTGACCCAGCGCTTTCACTACGCCGGGGCGACCCAACTCGCGCCGCACCAGCCGGGCCGGCCCAACGGCACGCCATCGGGTCAGGGGCCCCAGCCGAGCAGCAATCAGGTCGCCATCGCCCTGCCCTTGACCGGCCAGTTCCAGAACGCAGCCCAGGCCATTCGCGACGGTTTCATGTTCGCCTACCAGAACAAGCCGGAGGGCATGCCGCAGCCGCTGATCTACAACAGCGACGACATGTCGCCCCAGGCACTGGTCTCGCAGGCGCAAAACGACAACGTCGGCATCCTCGTGGGCCCGCTGGACAAGACCAAGGTTACGGCGATGTCCAAACGGTCGACGCCGATGCCGGAGATCGCACTCAACACGCCGGACAACGACAACAACCGGCCTGGCTTCTATCAATTCAGCCTGGCGCCGGAAGACGAAGCCAAATCGGCCGCCGCCCATGCCGTGCAGGCGGGCTACAGCCACGCGCTCGCGCTGGTACCCAGCAGCGACTGGGGCAATCGCGTGCTGGATGCATTCCGCAGCGCCCTGACCGCGCGGGGCGGCCAGCTGATCGGTTACCAGACCTACGACGAAAGCAGCCACGATCACAGCAAGGCGATCCAGGCCGTACTGCAAAATCAGAACAAGGCGGACTTCATCTTCGTCGCTGCGCAGCCGGTTCAGGCGCGCCTGATTCGCAGTCAGCTCAAGTACTACCACGCCACCGATCTGCCCATGATCACCACCTCGCATGCCTTTTCCGGCACCGTCAATCCGGGCGAGGATGTGGATCTGGACGACGTCCACTTCGTGGACATGCCCTGGCTGCTCGGCCACGGCGGCACCATCACGCGCCTGCGCGCGGAAGCCGCCCAGGCCTACGGCGCAGAGGCCACGTCCTATTCGCGACTGTTCGCCATGGGCATGGATGCCTGGCTGCTGGCGCGCCGCCTCGACCACAGCGGGCTGTCGTCGGGCCAGCCCATTGAAGGCATGACCGGCGTGCTGTCGGTGCAGCCGGATGGCCGCATCAAACGCTATCTCGGCTGGGCCGTATTCCACGGCGGCCGCCCCCAGACGCTGACGATGCCGTCGATCAGCCAGGCCAAGACCGGCGACGCCGAGTCCCGGCAGCCCGGCCCGGCCCTGCCCGGGGGCGCGAACGCACCCGCGAGCTCGACGTCGGGCTCGACGACCGGCGTAAGCTCAACCCCGGGGACGGTATCGGGTCAGCCCCAGCCGCAACCCCAACCCTCGCCGTCGAGCGGCAACGGTTCGTGGTCGTCGGGCGGCTGA
- the rsmI gene encoding 16S rRNA (cytidine(1402)-2'-O)-methyltransferase codes for MPSPAATLSIVATPIGNLDDMSARARDVLATADVIAAEDTRHSRRLTAHLGIGTPLMSLHEHNEAARIEPILERLAAGERVALISDAGTPLISDPGYALVAAVRAAGHAVVAVPGPCAAIAALSVAGLATDRFVFEGFLPGKAGARRARLDALADEPRTLVCYESSHRIAATAADLAARFGERRVVLARELTKLHEQSVALSAAELPAWLAGDDNRRRGEFVLVIAGAPERAAATGEIALDALLAELVPVAGTKKAAAIAARLTGTARNAAYQRALELAGY; via the coding sequence ATGCCTTCGCCCGCGGCAACCCTTTCGATCGTCGCCACGCCGATCGGCAATCTCGATGATATGTCCGCCCGCGCGCGCGACGTGCTGGCCACGGCCGACGTGATCGCGGCGGAGGATACCCGCCACAGCCGGCGGCTGACCGCGCATCTGGGTATCGGCACACCGTTGATGTCGCTGCACGAACATAACGAGGCGGCGCGGATCGAGCCGATTCTCGAGCGGCTGGCGGCCGGCGAGCGCGTGGCCCTGATCAGCGACGCCGGGACCCCGCTGATCAGCGATCCGGGCTATGCGCTGGTGGCGGCTGTGCGGGCGGCCGGCCATGCCGTGGTGGCGGTGCCGGGGCCGTGTGCTGCGATTGCGGCCCTGTCGGTCGCCGGGCTGGCCACCGATCGATTCGTCTTTGAAGGATTCCTGCCGGGCAAGGCCGGTGCGCGTCGGGCCCGGCTCGATGCGCTTGCCGATGAGCCGCGCACCCTGGTGTGTTACGAATCCAGCCATCGCATCGCGGCGACTGCCGCCGATCTCGCCGCGCGCTTCGGCGAGCGCCGGGTGGTGCTGGCGCGCGAGCTGACCAAGCTGCATGAGCAGAGCGTGGCGCTCAGCGCGGCCGAGCTGCCGGCCTGGCTGGCCGGCGACGACAATCGCCGGCGCGGTGAGTTCGTGCTGGTGATCGCGGGCGCGCCGGAGCGCGCAGCCGCCACGGGGGAAATCGCCCTGGACGCGCTGCTCGCCGAGCTCGTGCCCGTCGCCGGTACCAAAAAGGCCGCCGCCATCGCCGCACGTCTGACCGGCACGGCGCGCAATGCCGCCTATCAGCGCGCGCTGGAACTGGCCGGTTATTAA
- the mraZ gene encoding division/cell wall cluster transcriptional repressor MraZ translates to MFKGSHSVTIDAKGRIAIPASYRQSLIDDCGGRLVITRHWDGCLLIYPGPEFQAFEQQLLSRGSLNPKVRDIQRFFIGNARDIDMDRQGRLLLPATLRAAARLEAKAVLSGIGNLFELWDEDTFNQRNADTADTLADDAANGDLPDVLMDISL, encoded by the coding sequence GTGTTCAAGGGGTCGCATTCGGTCACGATTGACGCCAAGGGTCGCATTGCGATCCCGGCGTCCTATCGGCAGTCGTTGATCGATGACTGCGGCGGCCGGCTTGTGATCACACGCCATTGGGACGGCTGCCTGCTGATTTATCCCGGCCCCGAATTTCAGGCTTTCGAACAGCAGTTGCTGTCCCGCGGCAGCTTGAATCCGAAGGTGCGCGACATTCAGCGGTTTTTCATTGGCAATGCACGCGATATCGACATGGATCGCCAGGGCCGGCTATTGCTGCCGGCAACGCTGCGTGCGGCTGCCCGGCTGGAGGCCAAGGCGGTGCTGTCGGGCATCGGCAATCTGTTCGAACTCTGGGACGAAGACACCTTCAACCAGCGCAATGCCGATACCGCGGACACGCTGGCCGATGACGCCGCCAACGGCGATCTGCCCGACGTGTTGATGGACATCAGTCTATGA